gacctgtgaagtgtccgcttttctctattttacagtaaaatcaatTCATATGATAAATTtagtttttcagaaaaaaatccatgGGACACTTTTTACACACTATTTAGTCATTCcgctcgaaaacaataatttcgtagaaTGATTTTGAGATGATATTAGCATAAAGTAAGCTATCCGTCGGCGAATAGTCGGAgagtatatttgaaaattacatcaccgtatagGTTTTTAGCGGGCTtgttatatattaaaagaaacaagatctttttaaattaaatgaacGTCCCGATACCAAATTAATCGCCAtaaaaacggcaacgtcacagCTAATTAGGGAAAGGCTAAATCGTtatttttcgacgccatttgcgtaaaaagctttttttttaataattgtacatcgggtgaagatcagcttttgctattattCAAACAGattatcaaggatgcaacttgtttctgAAATTCCtgctcattacaccttctttacCTTAAAAAGTAGAGTGTTTTGCGTGGGCGGAGAATGAATATATTCAACATACCAGCATGAGCTACATAATATCCTTGTTTATCTAACTGACACCTCGCCGATATGCATTTTCGGAAAATGTCATATTGCATAACAAAGATACATATTAAAGTTTATATCAATATTGGTATATACATGATATAAGGATATTATTTGACGTGAAATACTTTGAACACGACTgtaagttttattctttttaatggtaattaaaaagtgttttaaacatCCGAAGTCTGTCGTTTTAATCCTTGAAGATACGTTTTCAGAAGAATTTTTCAGGTGTTTAATTCTCAATACAGACCACTtattctaaatgatattttatataaactaaCACTTAGAATATTGAATTTTTCGATCACTTTCAATGCACTAAAGACTCAGAGTAAAGGACAGAAACGACAGAGAAGAAACTTGTCTTTTGGTATaagaaaaaaatcgtaaaaacagaTGAAAGTTTATGATGACTAAAATTGTCTTGAACGCATTCTGTAGATTCTGGTAATGCCGAAAATTAAGCGGAATGAAATAACTCTTGCGTGTTTTAATTGTAGCTCAAAGTTagttatgttttatatgttatcGTAAAACCATAACTTTGTTAATACAACTTAAACAAGCAATGTGTCGTAAACTCCAGTTCCCGGGGTAAACCGTTCACCAATGACATTAATCGCTCGGGAACCGGGGTAAAAATGTTCAACGAGAACCTAAATAGTGGTTGTTGGCAATGGTCTTATTGCtcgagtttttgggttaaatgtTCAAGATGACcgacaccactggcttaattaCTTAAAGGCAAATCCAGGTTCCTTATAAAGCCACTTTCTGGGCTATTTCAAAGTTATTGTAATGCCAAGTGCTGTAATAATAAGTTTAATTATAACACCACTTATAAATGATTATAAATTGGAATAGTCAACACattatgtaaaattaaatgaaaacacaagagTAAGTCCAAATCTATTAAATCTATAAAGTCCTATCATAATCACACATTCACAACTACAAAGACCTAAATTATGTCTACAAATAAGCTTCTACAATTAATATATACAccagttaaaatattaaaatgtatgtcaatatTATCAGAAAATTCCACAACTATTCCAAGTAAAAATGCACATGAATTTCAGTAATTTTCTTAAGCAAATGAATTAAActccaaatttttaatttattaccCAATAAAAATAAAGTCCAAAGTTCCTAAAATTGGCTCTAAATTTCCAGTAATTTCCTAACTAAGAGTAGTGTTTAATGCAAAAGTGTAAACTAGAAGAGCAAAGAAATAACTGACAAGCCCATATTTATAGAGAAGCACCAAAAATGctgcaatctgattggtcaatgacattttcccaaatatgtaaaagttttctcacaatatgcaaaaaataaataaatagaataaatgttataaaaaatcaattacataaacacaaactaaaagaaaaaaCTACACCTTATCAGTTTataactaaaaattaatatcctttacatgacagtaaagtttcaGACCTGAACAATGTCTCTAAatattttaatagattttttCATTGGTCAGCTATAGTCACATAAGAAATGAActagcaaaaatgtaaacaaagacgATTTTTCAAGATTACTTTAAAGCTACATAATGTTATGTcctcaaactttacataaatattaagacatatatatacaatatattgaaaGTGGACATAccatggcaaaatataaaatatgtgtcTAGGAGCATTTAATGGTTTCTGCTGATAAACTTTCTCGAAGTCGGGGagttttttaagtttatttttggGAATAACTCGGACAATATTTACTCAGTAAGGTTCAAGTTTTCAGTCAAGCTCCGCCATAATGTATTCTTTAATGTACGGTAAAAGAACATGGTAACGTAAACTATTTATTAAGAGACTCTTTAGTTTTcgctcagttttattaacgtttcggccttatggcctttatcaaaatgataaataCCGAGGAATTCTCTACAACATGGCGTCTCACAATacaacaacaattaaaatacaaaaccGGACCTGACTTAACGttattaaacgtcaacgtcaaGCCCCGCTAAGAATCTAAACACATTTACTGTCTATAGGGAATGTCCGTTTATAAAAGTACATAACTCAATAAAAATTGCAGAAGCATTTCAATACCAGAAAAGTCCCATGCTAATTATGGGACACGGTATGGAATTTTAATCAGCACACTTTCACCGTacgataatgtaaatatatataccacagatatattaaaagaaacacGCGAAGGCAAATATATCCACAAAATTGTGCGTCCAACTCGGGTAATGACTAAGagacaataataataaattaaaagaagaataattttagatcaaatagaataaaaactgtaaaatataggtaaaatttatgtataaagggaagtaattacaaaaaaggaaattttatatTAACATCAGAACTTTCGGAATAAAACCAAAAAGTCTTGGGACCTAATAATTGTATGTTAATGGCAGAATAAAAGACATGATATATCAAGGAAATGCATATTAAAGCCACATTAAAGTCGTGTAATAACATACAAAGAGAACTAATACAAAAAGCTTACTTAAAACCAATTTTTCCACCGGAAAAATCAATGTTAATTAAGCATTAAATTGACTGAGTTGATTTATATTCTCTCCAAAGAACCTAAAGTTTTGCTTTTGTGTTTAATCCATTCGGTGTCCCTGTCTGCAATTCGTGAATCCACCCAAGTTCCTTGATCTGCCGGCAGTATCTACTGTTTTCCTTCATGTGCTCTAATACCGTCACACCGACATCATCTATGTTATAATCAGGCGTATTGAAATGTTCTGCCACTAGTTTTGTACGTTTCAGTCGTATGTCTGCTTCATGGTCTCGCAATCTCTCTTTCAGCGACCTTGATGTTTcaacaatatacacaattttacCGCACTGGATACAGTTTATTCCATACATATATCAGGTTCCACGCCTAGCAGGTCTGCGTTCGCTCTAGCCGTGCCGCTACAGCCTTGTCATTGTTGTGCCTCTCTTTGTCTATCATGTCACATACCACGCATTTTCTGTTACATCTTACTTTCAAATCGCCCTTCTGGTATTGCCTCATAAACCCTGTTTGTCTTTCCATGTACCAACAGGTCAGAAATATTCGTTTCCCTGCGGTACGCCACAAATGGAATGTCACTGAAAACATGTTTCATTCGTTCTGATTTGTGCAACGTGTTAATGTGTTTACGCACAATATTGTGTAAATTCGGGGGATGTCTGGAGTAAGTCACTATTATACGTACTCTCTTCATTTTCTCTTTCTTACGTTTTCATGGCGTTAATAATTTAGCCCTGTCTAGCTTGTCTACTCTATTTAACTGATTCTCAATAAACTGTCCGCTGTAACCCCTCCTCCTTAGCTGGCCTCTTAGTTCCTGTCTGTGTTTGGCGTTATCTGCTTCCTTCGTGCAAATCCTTTTCACTCTCACCCCTAATCCATATGGAATTGCCTTTCTTACACTCTGAGGGTGGTCTGATTTCCATTTTACATATAAGTGTTTATCCGTTAGTTTCGAATATAAGTCTGTTGTGAGTtcattatttctttcaattttgacagtcgTAACAAGAAATTCTATTCTTCCTGTATGCCACCTTAATTCCATTTTGATATTTGGGTGTTTCTGATTCGCAAAATCTCTAAACTTTAACAAATCTTCTAACCCATGTTGCCAGAGTCCAAACCCGGCATCAATGTATCGCTTGTAAAACATTGGTACCTTTCATTCTCCATCAACCTGTCGTCCCACTTGCGCATGTAGCAACAAGCAAGGTTACGACCTAACTTTGACCCTATCGCCACGCTTTCCTTCTGGACATATTCGCTATTATTGAATGTAAAAACATTGTTTGTCAGTGCCGTAGTTATCATCTTCATAACCGCTTCTGTTGTGACATTTAGGTTAGTTCTGCATTGGAAGGCTTCTTCGCATGCTGCTAATCCTTCTCGCCTGGGTATAGAAGGGGGTATAAACGGACTAcgtctaaacaaaacaaaattactcCTTCTGGGATAGATAGAGGAATCAGTTGTATCTTCAAATAGCTGGGActattttcaacatattcattAAGTTCCTTCTCTGCTACTTCTGCCATGCGCTCTGTCGCAGTTCCAATTCCACTTACAATCGTTATGTATGGATTCTCACGTATTTGTGaatttttggacttagatatttagatatttacaaaaagcaaaatatttctgtgCCAAAACCCAGGTTTACCACACATGTAATTTACAACTCGCCGCCGAGTATTCATTTTGCTACAGTGGtatgtcttttattttcattgcaaACACGTTATTTTTGGGAATATGAGAAATCcgcaaatatttttaactttttaaacagTACGATGTCCAGCTATACAGATAGTGTCCGCCATTAATCAGCTTATTTCGTTAAGTTAATACAACAAGAgatcgtagaacacgaaatgcccccacAACTTTATCctaatgatttcaaaataaatttggtTCATCTGCTAGTAAGGATCAACCTctctttcaactttcatgatcctaggcctaaacattcttgagttttcatccggaaaccgaCTGGTCTACCGACCGACCGACGAAGGGGGCCATAATAACAAAATCTATACGATTCTGTTTATGAACAGGTAATGAAACTCTCCCTAGCAACAACATTAATGGAAATCTGTTAAACAGATACATTAAACTGGCGGGCATATGAGGTTTTCCCTGGAAAAGTTGCAATATCACCTAATTCGTGTCGTTGTGACtctaaaatcatcaaaaataaaacaaaatgattccACGATACCAAAGGACCGGAAATATAATAAAACGGAGTCCAAATAGAGATTCTTTGCGGCCGCCAATATTTATTTTGGAAAGACATGTTCACTAATTTGAAGACAATCAAGTCGCTTATTGCAAAATACAGAAACGTGGTTTTTCTAACCAACAAACGTTAACGCAATATATCACAATctatattttaatcatattttattgcttctgaacacataatacatagcacatatacataataagtaacaaaagcaaatgggttgggctacaagttattgcaACATTAGAAGTCAGCCCTTCCCAAGTGCGTAACATTAATAGCAAATGAAAAGTGAACGAGTGTATTAGTTTAATTAAGCATTCCTTATACAAAGATATATGATAGTGATAATAACTACAGAGATAAAAAGATGaaggagaagaagaagaaaaagaagaagaagaagggaaatattatgatgatgatatcaatgtagtaacaaaatgataacaataatagtatttataataataattacacaaTGATAACTAATAAGTTTTAGTATTAGTCAAGTTATGGCTGTAATCACTATAGATGAGCtagagaagaaaagaaaaagaaatatatgctgCTCTATATCCCCGAGTGTCTACCCAGTAATCACAAACATCCTGTCCCAAAGTAACGTAATAATGACAGGAggacataagaaatacattatgtactgtcTAAACGTCttgtatatttaatatagttTTGAACTTCTGTGAAAAGAGTAGTGTTATCTTctatagaaatattatcattgccATATAATAGCTTATTGACACTTAGTGGATGAAATAATCTTGTTTTAGTAAAAAGTTCTCTTCTTTGATGTGAAAAACGAGTGCATTTAAAGAAGAAGTGTTCTGCGTCTTCCGTTTCGGATCCGCAGTTGCAGTTTGGATTTTCTCTGATGTGATTATTAAACAAGTCGGCGTTTAGATTACTGCACTTGTTTCGTATCCTGGCGTGAAACACAGAGTATCGTCTGTCACCGATTAAGTAAAAAGTAGGGAATTGTGGAGgcttgaaaatttctttaagttTACTTTTGTAAGCCGAAAGAGTTGGTAGCTGACGAGTTTCAATGTTCAGATCATTCCATAACTTTATTGCAGAGGGAATGGTAGACTGGGAGTAAATTTCAATACGCCtggctaaaatttcaaaatcggcATTGTTTCTTAAATTGTACTGGTTTAAGTCATTTACGATCGATGgaaataaatctagtaaatatgttggaagatcatcattttttcctttgtatattaaaattaatttttgtattttctgcGGTCTGAAAGAGAAACCCATCCAATTTCGTCAAGAAGTCTTTCTATTGATAAATGACCTTTACATTATAGTTAGTGTTTTGCTACTTTACCTTTAAGTTCCGCATATAACAATGCATTCTGCATGCATCTGTGAAATCCCATGGTaagatatatatagatatattggTTTCCCCACTTAAGAAAAAGAACTTTCGAGTGCGGGAGATAATGATATCTCATTTACggtaaaaataaattcaacatGATTAATGCATACtttacagatttcagtagttatcagTTTCATTATTTAATAGTATAAATGTAATTGTctttagaaaacaaaaaacaaaaaaaaaaaaaaaaaaaaaaaaaaggtcataaAATAGAGCTTTTAGCATTTTTAGTTTTGttgcaattaaaaataaaaataatcatattcaAATACTTGCTGTAACTGTGTCTTCTTTGCTAGATTgaagatggctacacaaagaaagTACTTGTATAGAGTTTTGCGAGATGATGAAAATTACAGGGAAGGCATTGAGGCTGAAGATCCTGATGCAGATAAAACTGTAGAAAACCATGTCGAGTATGGCAGCTATAGAACATCACAATTTATTTCTACATGTGCTACGTTAGAAGCCGCAAGGACGTTTGCAAGCAAAAGTCGGAATCCCCCTAAGATCATCGTCAGAATAAATGTTGAAGAGTTGAAGAAAGAAAATGTAGAGATTATAGACCTTACGATCAAAAGCGTCCTTGATAAACACATTAGTGCAAAGCGGACAACTGCAAGGTTCTACGCCACAAAAGATAAAGAAATACTAATCAAAGGTTCTATACCGCCGTCGTGTGTGAAGTTTGTAGAATACTTTCCAAATTAATATTTGATTAATGATCATACCAAGTAAGATTGCAAAAAAATCTATTGTCGATTTGATATTAAGTActcctatattttatctttacgtTCGTGCTTTTTGCACCTATAAACCCATTTGGCTGatcagctgtttttttttttttttgttgtttttttttgttttgaaatctgTAACATATCTGACTATTGCCGCTGTATCAGCCTATTTTGTGTTAAACGACAGTCTAGCATTATTCTAAATATGTTATTCTCCGCCAAAGATGGAGATATATTATTTTAGCGTTGCCTGCCCGGCtgttcgtccgtgcgtccgtgcgtaagtCCAtccgtccgaaattgaaaatgcatattataaattcaaaaagtattttgccTAGAATCAACACACctcatataattattaatttgtaCATGGCAAATCCTCGCATATAATAGTATCCCCCTTGACCAAGTAAAGCAGAGATTTCCCGCTTgatatgatagaaaaaaaaaagaaaatgcttataatgcgtggacggatagctcagtggtttgcacgctGGACTTCCagtcctgaggtcgggggttcgattcccggcagctactcggggattttcagaaacgcttttcagtgtttcccacccaactagaggtatACTGGTCAGGAAGCCAGGCAATCTttgtgtgtatcagtgctatacactgtgcacgttaaagaaccaggctgtctattcgcaacgaggtAGGCTAAGTTAgacggacaagcctgtatctgatttctgttCTCTCTgccgtgggggctttgtctcactctgtccctctggtcagatcgctctgtgtctgtactagtagaggatgagttatgcgctgcatttgaactatgtaaagtgcctttgaacgtgaaaatgatcatgaaaagggcgctatataaatctggtataataataataacaataataataataataataatgtttgaccCTGTAACGCAGAGGTTTACAACTTGAATTCGTAATTTATAAGGAATTTGACTTTATCTTAGTAAACACCAATGTAGAACTTTAATCAGAATCACTTCACTTCAGTATCCAGAGTAATTGCTCTTTGATTGTATAACAATACTTAAAGTTCCAGATAAAAAATAATCGTTcgacagatcttcatgaaatttagcacAAATACAGATAACTATAGGGCGGTGGTAAATGCGATCTTTTGTTTTATCTTCAGTTACTACAGAGTTGTTgccattttattgtttttaaagccTGTAATTCCCAGTAAAACAATTCCCATTGATAGATCTTTAcctaatacaaatatagatcagaGTTTTTCTCCTTACATTTGGTAAATAATAGAAACCAACAAAACCGCCCaccattcacaaaaaaaaaaacaacaacaatgtattCAGCGGGGAAATATAAACTCACTGAATTTGCTTGCTTTCCTTtaagtataggttagtgtttattagtaagcatttatcaaattacatTGGTCTGACGAGGcacttattttttgtttataaatttaagctccgcctacagtaTGTtacttaccgggttaataaacgactggaagtaaatgttgatttaccaaaataaatttcccgataatttgaaaaatatagcaatgccattggacaaaaaataatttcaaacactaactTTTATTTAATTCCACACAAATTCTTCCTTGTTCTATTTAATCACCACATAAATTGATATTAGATGACAAAATATTCTGTCAACTCAGTTTTGGTTTCTCACAATATTTAAATGGAAGTTTCATTTTCGGAAAATGCAGTATAATCAGTGGAGATAAACAACGTGTCGTGTACAAGCGTCGTAAAAGTTTAAGGTAAATACGTATGTTTGGCAATGAAGAATTTGATCTTCAATGTAGAATGAAGTCATTATCAGTTGTATCATACCctatacgttgttttttttttttcgtgtgtatgtgaaaataaaacTATAACCGTTTGACTTTGGAATATTTTCTACATAATCACCGCGATTCTGTATTAATTTGTAAACCTATGCTACATAAGCACAGGGATGACCTATGATGCACTAGTACTGCCATAAATAAATGCAAGCGTAAAACATCTGTCAACATATTTTTCAAGATAGTTAAGAATGCACATAAAGTTACCAAACAAATTTTCCATCACAGTCATATAAAACATAGGTAACATGATGTTTAAAACAGAAGTTCTATCATACCCGTAAACCTTAGTATATATGCTTTTGCTTTTGTTTTCGTTGCTTTTTATAcatgattttcaaatataactaTAATACGGTATATATACGTAGTTTTGATATGAATTTCAGACAAGACATGCTTATAAAGAgcattgaaaataacattttttgagtTTCGCAATtcaaaaaatgaaagaatttaattaattatttcttattaataagtttttcaagttttcaagtttgaTATAAGGTTTTATGttaattaaatttattgtaaGATGGCACCAAACTCTAGAAACTATAGTAAAAagacaaggatgaatatccagcAGGTAAAGCCAAGTTAAAAAACACACACTGTCTCTCAACAGCGCAACCAACAGTATGCGGGCGCGCACAAGACAAACATATACAGACAAGCACACAGACATGCAATGGCAATTAAAGTGCGAAACATaaaatgctcttgtaaatttaaataaaaagcaaaccttaagaaccaaaaacaaaTGCACTCAGTGCCTTTGAAGAAGATAGAACATCAAGGGAAACACTCTTAAGGGACCGACGAAACAGGCTATAAGACAGATATCAAAGTTCCTGCGACTATTATATAGTCCCCtgcctgttccgtcagacacctGCGCATTCAATAAAAAAGGCATAGCGTCTAAATCTAAAAGGGCAGAAGACTAAACAAGCGGTGTGTTTCAAAACAGTTTGGTCATtaactcttttaataaaacacttcATAACTTTACCAGCTCGAGTTTGAACATTTCCATCACACAAATTCTTGTATACAACATACATATAAAATTCGGTGTGATACACCTTCTTGCAGAagtgttttaaaaaagtattaaatcTGAAACAAAATCTGAGGTACGATTGTAAAATTTAGCACTGTAATTATAATAACGGTAGCATTGCTGATGAAGCTTATAAGTAGTAATATATCGATAAAGTTCATTGAAGTCCCCAGCAAGACTACACGCtttggcaaaccgaattaattcaaaaatatatatatgccaTAAGATGTTGCTTgggtacatctccatccaaatTGACATAAGAATGGTAAAATGATttgactgtacatgtatattcacagcttttttttcaatatatcataACGGGATAAAATCAATACATTGTGTGTTACATATACTAGTAGTTACATAAATAGGAAGTAAAGTCACgtatgtttgttttttagctccaGAAGTATAAAAGTCAGTATGTGTTATGGAACGAATAGTACCATTTTTTGTGTTTGAAACGAAATGAGATTATCCAGGAAGACTAAAAACCAGATATCCTACCGCAAAATATCCAGTAGCTAAACATATTAGCAAAAGGCATCGATTACCCTTTAAAGTGTATTTCAACATCTGCTACACTTCCAGCCGCCAATATATTTGCAAGCAAAGGATAGAACCAGCCAAAACACTGTGAAGATTGATGCGAGAAGAGTTATAGCAGAAAATCCTGAAAGCACTATTATAAATCGTAAGATATACTCTATTACTATGTGGATATAGCAGATCAAGAAGCTGTGCCATAAAATACACAGAAGTCCTTTTCATAGGTTTCTTGCATTTTGGTTGTGAATcatgtaaaataaagaaagacaAGCAACACTTCTAAGCATAGTTCTTATAATCAGTAATACAAATGGTTcatctatttaatattttatttaaaagtgtttATCATCTGTTATAACCAATgcacaaaattaaagaaaacacttTGGCGagtaaaaacattaaattcagttttaaggtGACGTGGCTGAATTTCAGA
This window of the Mercenaria mercenaria strain notata chromosome 5, MADL_Memer_1, whole genome shotgun sequence genome carries:
- the LOC123558134 gene encoding uncharacterized protein LOC123558134; its protein translation is MATQRKYLYRVLRDDENYREGIEAEDPDADKTVENHVEYGSYRTSQFISTCATLEAARTFASKSRNPPKIIVRINVEELKKENVEIIDLTIKSVLDKHISAKRTTARFYATKDKEILIKGSIPPSCVKFVEYFPN